ATATTGAATTGAATTTCACGTATGCTCGCAATAATCTCATTGCGCTCTGTCGCAGGTACATTCTCCTGCCCTAAACGCACTAGATGATTGGTAACACCAGCGCTCGCCGAGACCACAACAACACGATTGGCAAGATCATTTTTGATAATCGTTGCACAGCGCTCCATCGCTTGATGGTTAGCAACGCTAGTACCACCAAATTTTGCAACCGTAAAATTAGACATAAATCCCCCAATCACTAGCCCAGTCGCTAGATTCAGTTGTACTTTCAAGGGTGCTTGGTAAACACGCCGCAAGTTGATTGTGGATTTTGGTGATAATGTTCATTAAAGGGTCTCCCTATATAGCAAAAAACTACTTACAACAAAGGAAGAGCATGGCTGAGGATATTCTGAAGCCCAAAAGCAAGACATTTTCAGCCAGAAGCTCTCCACCTATTTAACGATTACCTCGTTACTGGTGACAGCCTTAGGGATTCAACCCTAATGACCGAATTTAGTTTGCCACTCAAACTAAATCCTCGGCGATAGTCCCCCTCATTAACGCATAACGGGCAGTGACCCTAACGTTAGTTACCTGGCTATCGCTCCTCTTCTGGTGTTAGCGAGTATTTATCTTGTAAAAATTTAAAGTAAAAACTCAATAACGCCCTCATTAAACATTAATTATTCGTTGTGATCAATAGGCATTTAGATGTCTAAACAATTGTTTGTAATATCTGATGCTAATTGCGTTGTAGATTTTCTATCTCGTATTTCATTAAAGAGAAGTGAGAGAAGGAAAATACTTTGATAGGTTGAATTAAAAGATGTGCTTAGATAAATCATTTAAGCAAATCGTTGAACGTAACTGCCAAAGGCAACTATTCGCAGGAAGTAACTATAGTGTGAGCTGCTATGGCCTCGATACTTGCCCAGAAAAATGAACAGGTTGTGATAGCAAACACGACAAATACGTATATTTACGCACCTTTTTGCTCACTATTAGAGCGAGCAGTAAAATCCTTCAAAAAAGCAGTTGCAAATCACATTAACTATCCTTAACATACGCCTCGCTTTCACAGAGATGCAATAAATCTCTGATAATGAACACTTCATTAGAAAGCGAAGTCGTTGGTAACCGACTCAAACTGTTACAATACTTGGCGCGGGATGGAGCAGCCTGGTAGCTCGTCGGGCTCATAACCCGAAGGTCGTCGGTTCAAATCCGGCTCCCGCAACCAATTTCTTTAGATGTTAGAAGCAAAACAAACATTAATTATTGTGTGAAACGACCAAGTCACCGGTTCCCTCTTTTAAAATCAAGGGCTCACGCAAGCAATTCTTCGTTATAGATTCAGAAGTAAAACAATCTTGGCTCGTTTACTCAGTAAACCATTCGGACGCGGGATGGAGCAGCCTGGTAGCTCGTCGGGCTCATAACCCGAAGGTCGTCGGTTCAAATCCGGCTCCCGCAACCAATTTCTTTAGATGTTAGAAGCAAAATAAACACTAATTGTTGTGTGAAACGACCAAGTCGTCGGTTCCCTCTTTTAAAATCAAGGGCTCACGCAAGCAATTCTTCGTTATAGATTCAGAAGTAAAACAATCTTGGCTCGTTTACTTAGTAAACCATTCGGACGCGGGATGGAGCAGCCTGGTAGCTCGTCGGGCTCATAACCCGAAGGTCGTCGGTTCAAATCCGGCTCCCGCAACCAACTCCTTGAATCCTAAACCTATATTACACCTACGCTTCTATACACCACAAAATGCCCAATTAGTTTCCGCTAATATCGTCACTCTAATTAAAAAAGCACTTCGTGCATACATTGTTTTTCAATCGCCCTATAACAATTTAGTACTTTAATTTCCTTTTAACTTCAAAAACATCTACTGATATAGTTAGCCTTCAAAAATACGCTATGGCCTCTTAATTTTCCAATGGACTTTTTTCTCTTTAAAAAAATTATTGCAGCGGTTGTTATGCCACTCAATATATCTCTTCTATTACTGATAATCGCCGCTATGTTTTTTAAGCTAAAACCTAAACTGAGCCGAACCTCTTTAATCTTGGGGACGCTAATTCTTGGTATCTCTTCAATTACCCCTGTTGCAGATAAAACAATAGCGCCTTTTGAGCAAACGTATGAAAGCTTTAGCCGCTCTATTAAGCCAATTAGTTACATTGTTGTGCTAGGTTGTGGGCACGCGACAAATCATGCACTGCCTGCGACGTCACAGCTAAAAGCCTGCTCTTTAAGGCGTTTGATCGAAGGTATGCGAGTATTAAAGCTGCACCCTGAGGCTAAGTTAATTGTTTCTGGCTACGGACTTTACGACGAACAAACAAACGCCGAAACAGTGCAAAAAGCCGCTATCGCGTTAGGCGTACCAAACGCCAAAATTATCGTTGAGCCTTACCCAAAAGATACTCGTGAAGAAGCACAATTAATTGCCCCACGAGTAAAAGGAAAAACAACAGTTTTAGTTACCGACGCTTACCATTTGCCCAGAGCAATGAAGTATTTTGAGTTAGAAGGAGTTAAGCCAATACCAGCGCCTGCTGGCTACTACGCTATCAACCCAGATCAGGACTTTGTTTGGCCTCATTTAGTGCCTAGTGCCAAAAACCTTCAAACCTCAAGCATTGTTTGGTACGAAACCATGGGGCGTATTTGGCAGTGGCTTGCTTACTAGCAAGCTATAACCACTAACCTTCTTTTAACTCAGCTAAACAACCACAATAATAACGCAGGTTATATCGCAGTTTTGTACCTAGATATATCCTGTGTTCTACTTAGCATTTGATTTAACACCACTAAAAGTCCGTTTACTTTATTTAGCATTTCACATTATTATCAAAGTGTTATAGCGATTTAATTAAGCATAACTGCTAAATATATACAAAATAAAAACAACAATATTAGATAAAGGAATATCGCCCCAATGTGTCGCTTTGACTTTAGAAAAAAGCTCGTAAATGCCTGTGTGTTGGTATTTATCAGTGTATTCGCTACGTTTTTTTCAACCGCCATTTTCGCCAATCATGTATTACCTAGCCCTGAAGCATTTGATAAAAACTTGTCAAACTATGTTGAGCTGGATAATGGGCTAAGAGTGTTACTGCTTTCAGATCCAAATGCTAAAAGTTCTGCAGCATCTATCACCATTAATGTCGGCGGGCGGCATTCACCAAAATCTTTTCAGGGGCTAGCTCATTTACTAGAGCATACTGTTTTTCTGGGAAGCAAATCTTACGCTGGCACGAAAGATTTTGATGGGTTTGTAAAAAAGCATAATGGGTGGAGTAACGGCACCACTCGCCCTCTGACCACGCGTTATCATTTCCAGCTAAACAACAGCCCAAGTGCAGACGCCTTAATTGAGGGCCTTGCGCGCCTGCACGACATGTTAATCAATCCATTGATGCGAGAAGGTGACATTAAACTCGCAATTGAAGAAGTAGACGAGGAATTTCAAAGCCGTAAATCAAACGACTTTGCGGGCATTGTTTCAGTTTTTAAAGCAAATATGTCTCCAAATAACTCCGCGCGATATATGGACGTTGGCAATAAAATATCGCTTCAAGGGACGACAACTGACATTAAACATGTATCGAGCGCCTTAAAAGCGTTTCACCAAAATTACTATAAGCTCGAAAATATGACGTTGGCAGTTTACAGTAAACAAGATTTAAACACACTTAAAAATATCATAAAACAAGTATTCAAAAGCCCTAAAAACCTAGACCAAACCATAAACCAAAACCTAAACATACAATTAAACAATCGACTGTTTTCAACGCATCGTATGCCATACAGCCGACTTTACGAAAAAGATGATCTTGGCAAGCGTATCGATGTATTGTCGTCTACCGACCATCCAGCATTGGACTTGCGATTTGAAGTACCTGCAAATGAAAAAAAAGCGATAGCTTATATTCGTTATTTGCTTGATTATGATAATTCAGGCTCGCTTGCTCACTATTTAAATCAGAAAGGGCTAGCTCATCAGGCGTTTGCCGCCTTGCATGGCGACAGCCTTAACACTGTAATCAACATATATGTTGACCTAACGAATGAAGGTTATGACCAGGTAAACACGGTAATTGAAGCCACCTTTGCTTATTTTAATCATCTCAAAACTCACCCTCATCCTGATTATTTACAACAAGAATTGGCAGCCGTTCAAGCCCGCGATTACAAGCGCCCTATTGAAATGGAACCCGGCGATTGGTTAAGTGAGCTTTCCGATCAAATGCATGTGGCAAATTCTAGCGATATATTCACATCAATGTATAACGCTAGGCCGATGACTCAAAGCACAATTGATAAGCTACTAAGCCACTTTTCGGTGAATAACTTCCAAGCCTATGTTTCCAGTAATCAACCATTAGCAGGCAAGATTCAGCAAACACCTCATTACTTAAAGCCTTACACTGAGCAGCGTGTCTCACCAACGTTGCTAACTCAATGGCAGCTCGCTAAAAACGATAGCTTCTCGTTTCCCAAACAAAACCCTTACCTCAAGCCCAGAAAAACGCAAACAGCTGAAGTAAACTCATCGATTACCACGCAAGATAAATTAGCTGCGCAGATAGTAACAAATCCAGCATTTGCCATTGAAGATACATTGCTGATAAGGCTAAGCAACTTAACACTCAATAGTGAGTTTGATAACGACACAAACAACGAGAGCAAAGCTTACCCAAATAGCTATGTATTATTCTTGCTGATGGCCGAGCAGCTAAGCCGTAACTTAGGAGAGAATCATATTTATGCTGAGTTGGCAGGCTACCATTTTGATGAAAAAGTCACTAACCAATCGCTTGGACTTGTGCTCAGTGGCAAGCAATCACACATAGTAGATTATGCATTTGATCTTATTTCACCTTTTCATTGGCAAAAGCTTAGCGCGGCAGAATTTGATGTACTGAAAAAAAGCGCTTATCGCAATTACGAGAATGTTTTACACGAGAATGAGTTCAGGCAGGTTATTAAAGCCGCCAGCAACCTAGGTAATAGCTTGCCAAGTATAAAAGCAACGCTTGAACAAATTAACGCTGTAACTCTCGCAGACTACCAAACGTTTGTTGCGCAGATGATACCATCACTGACCATTTATACAGACTCGATGGCAAATAGCCACAAGCTTTCAACTCGCTTTATCACGCACGTCAACTCTGAACCAGTTGAAGCAAATACCCTACACAACAACTCGTCAGTCAACGCAAATACAAGTAACGTTAATGTAATAAACACAAATGCATCTGAGGTGGTTAGCCTGGCTAAGCAATTTAAGATTGTAAATGTCACATCGGAGAAGCAAGCGGCGTTAGCATTTACCATTGTTTTCAACCCCGACTTACCATTTATGCAAATTCAAGATAGTGTCAAAGCGAATGCGCTACTTCATATGTTTAAGCAGATGACGACACGAGAATACAGAGATGAGATTCGTGTAAAGCAGCAACTTGCTTATCATGCGGGAAGCCTTTTATTTAATACTCAAAAGCCAGCGTTAAGTTTTGTCGCGGAGTCTTCAAAAGTAAATGCTACCGAGCTTGCCAAACGAACAAAGGTGTTTTTTATCGACACCGCTTCTAAACTAACCAATGAAGATAATTTAACAACCAATCAGCAAAAGTTTTTGCAAGCTAAGCCAATCGTTATTGAACAATTGAATACTTTCTATCGCCGCGAGCAGCAGCTACATCAGCTAAATTGGCAGTTAGACAATGGCTTTAGAAACTTAGATTACAACGCACTAATCGCCGATGAAATTAATAGAATGACTTACCAAGAGTTTACCGAATGGTTGATCATTTTAGTTGATGGCACTTCTTGAGGGTATTTCTTGAAGGTATTGCTTAATGGTATTAGTTAAAGACATAGCCTGAAGGTATTGCATAATTCAGTAACTGAGCAACTAAACATCAGATCGACCATAAACAGGCCTAACAAGAAAAAAGCCCGAACACTTTCTAATGTTTGGGCTGTGTTGTTATCGAGTGAATTATTCGTATTTACACTGGGTTATCAATATCAATAAAATCAACGTTGAGGCCTAAATCACGAGCAACAAATTCGCCTAATGCTTTTGCGCCATAACGTTCAGTAGCGTGATGACCAGCAGCAAAAAAATGAATATCCATTTCACGCGCTATATGGGTTGTCTGCTCTGAAGCTTCACCTGAAATAAAGGCATCTATCCCCTGCTCTGCTGCCAGTTCGATATAACCTTGCCCACCGCCAGTGCACCAAGCCACGGTTTTTATTGGTTTGTTTGACGGTGGTGCGATATGTAAACATTGGCGATTGAGCTTTTTACTGATCATTTCGTTAAAGCTGACACCATCAATACCAAACGGCAACTCCCCTTGAATTGGCACGCTTACAGGATTACCAAGTTCTAATGGCCCAGTGACCTTAATGCCTAACAATTTAGCCAACTGCGCATTATTACCAAGCTCAGGGTGAATATCTAACGGCAAGTGGTAAGCGAATAAATTAATATTGTGATCTAATAACTTTTTAATACGCTGATATTTCATACCTGTAATCGTTTGGTTTTCACCTTTCCAGAAATACCCATGATGCACCAAAATAGTATCGGCTTTTAAAGCGATAGCCTCATCAATTAGCGCTTCTGTTGCGGTTACCCCTGTGACAATATTGGTAACTTCCTCTGCTCCTTGTACTTGCAATCCATTGGGGCAAAAGTCTTTAATTTGTTCAGGTTTTAAAAGTGCCTGCAAATATTGAACGAATTCTGTTCTAAGCATGTAAATTCCAAAAATAACCTAACATTTGATTGCGCCTACTTTACCTCAAATTACTTTCACTTGCGCCCAACAAGTAAGATTTACTACACAGCATTAAGCAAAATCTTGCACTTTCGCCCCAAGAAGCTTGCTTTTAGTGTTCAGAATTTATGCGAAAAACAACACTTAAATTATATTTATGCTGCTTATGTGAATATTAATTCAGCAAACGGTTATTTTTTATAAATTTATTTTCGTACGAACTAAATCGTAAAGAAACTAAGTGTATACAAGGGCTGCAGCGCGAAATTTCATAATTTACGGACAGAATAATTTACAATTTGATTAAGTTATATACATATACCCTATTTCTATATGCTGATTTATTTGATACAAAATTAGCGTCATGTTGTACCGAGTGAACTAAGTGCTTCTCCCCTGTAACACTTTGTGAACAATGGTTTACCATCAGGATTTGACACAAATAACAAAAGCAAAATAACGCAAAAGGAAATATGGAAATGACAAAGTTCTTTTCAAAGAAAACGTCACTTGCGCTTAGCATTTCAGCAGCACTGCTTGCCTCTCAAAGTTTCAACGCTGTAGCCGAAGAAGCAAACGAAGAAATCGAACGCATTCAAATTACTGGTTCACACATCAAACGCACCAGTATGGAAGGCCCATCGCCGATCACAAGTTTATCGTCAGACGATATTCAAAAAACCGGTGTCACAGATTTAATTAGCTTATTCACTAAGTTACCTATCTCTGGCCAAGGGACTTTCTCAACCCAAGCAAACAGCTCAGATGATACGGCTAATGGTGGTTCATCGGTATCACTGCGCGGCCTAGGTGCCGATTCAACGCTAATCTTAGTTAATGGTCGCCGTGTTTCGGTCAGTCCATTCGCTAAAGGTATTGATACCGCTTTCGTTGATATCAACAACATTCCATTATCTGCCATTAAACGTGTAGACATCTTAAAAGATGGTGCTTCTGCAACTTATGGTTCAGACGCTGTTGCAGGTGTAATTAACGTTGTACTTCGCGACGATGTTGATGGTGTTGAACTATCAGGTAAAGTGGGCACAACCGCCGATGGTGGCGGTGATGAACAAAGCTTTAGTTTAGTGTTTGGTAATCAAACTGAAAAATCTAGCCATACGTTCATCTTAGAATATTTTGATCGTGAAGAAGTATTATACGCTGATCGCGACTACTCTCGTTCAGCTAACCAAGCAGCGCTAACTGGCGACCCATTAGCAACTGATTTCCGTTCATCTTCAGGTATTCCAGGTACAATTGCCCTTGCCTCTGATCCGTCAAATCGTTTGATTGACTTATTCGGCAACGACATTTGTCCAGTTGAAGACCAAGACCCTGAGAACAACCTTTGTCGTTACGATTACGCGCCACACATGACCATGATCCCAGATGCAGAACGCTTTAGCTGGAACTACATGGGTAAGTACGAAATTAACGACACGGTACGTGCATTTGCTGAGTTAAACGGTCAAAACTCAAAATCAATTGTTCGCGGTGCAGGTAGCCCAAGCTTCAACGAATTGTTTATGTCTGGCGACAACCCAAATCATCCATTTGCCGATATGCCAGATCATCCGTTCTATCAACAAGACTTAACCATGCGTCGTCGTACCGTAGATATCGGTAACCGTGAGAAGCGTGTTGATTCTGACTACTACCGTGCAATTCTTGGTTTGCAAGGTGAAGTTAACGACTGGAGCTGGGAACTTGCTTACAGCTACATTAAGAGCGAATCAACAGAGCGTGGTGTTGACGGCTTCCCTAACTCACGCCGCATCCAAGAAGCCATTGACGGTGTACAGTTAGATGATGGTACAACCCTTTACTGGAATCCGTTTGAGCCTTCTGCTAACTCTCAAGAATCACTTGATTACATCGAAACAACCACTGTTCGTGTCGGTAAATCAACTAACCGCTCAATTGACTTTAAGATCTCTGGCCCTGTGCTAGAAATGGAACACGGCGACTTACTACTTGCATTAGGTGCCGAGTACCGTGAAGAAAGCATTGCTGATAACCCAGATGATCAATTCCTACGTGGTGACATCTTCGGTACCGAAGCAACACAAGCTAACGGTTCACGCGATAACACCGCCATTTTCGGTGAATTAGCAATTCCAGTGCTTGATACCTTAGAAGTACAACTAGCGGTACGTTACGAAGACTACTCAGACTTTGGTACGACGACCGATCCAAAAGTATCTTTCTTGTGGGCACCAAGTGATGACTTAAGTGTTCGTGGTTCATACGGTACTGCGTTCCGTGCACCTTCTTTACATCAGCTAGGTTTAGGCCGCACTGACGAATCACCAAACTTAGTTGATACGCAGCGCTGTGCATTAATTGGCGATCAAGACCGTGCATGTGATCCTCAAGAATATACAGCAGTATTCGAAGGTAACCCGGATCTTGGCCCAGAAGAGTCAGAGAGTTACAACTTTGGTGTAATTTACAACGTTACCGACGATTTAAGCTTCTCAATTGACTACTACAACTACGATATTGAAGACATTATCGACTCTGATACTCAGTTTGTAATGGACAACTTTGGTTTAGATCCAAACATCGTAGAGCGTCGCCCAACTTCAATTCCTGGTGACCCAGGTGAAGTTATTCAAGTTAACGACAGCTTCCAAAACATTGGTGACTTAGAAACTTCAGGTTTAGACATTGATATTCGTTACAACCTAGAAACTGAATACGGTCAATTCCGCTTTGGTTACATCATGAACTACGTAACTAAGTTTGAAGACTTCCGTGGTACAGAAGAAGGTGGTTTCGAGCAACCAGAAGTGCGTTGGACAACGTCGGTTGACTGGTTAAAAGATGACTTTAGCGCTACAGTAGCGGTTAACTACATCGGTGAGTTTGACCAAGAAGCATCGTTAAACATCGATAAGAAAGTTGATTCAATGACCACGGTTGATGCCACTATCAACTACTACGGCATTGAAGACACTGTACTAACGTTAGGTGCAACTAACTTATTTAATGAAGAACCTCCGTTTGCTTACCACGACTTTATGGGTTTTGTGGTTAACGTACATAACGGTCAAGGCCGCTTTGCCTACGCACAAGCAACATATAAGTTCTAATTAAGTGAATATTATGTGATAAAAGCCCGGTAATTACCGTAATGCCGATCAGTTAAGAAATTTAATCGATCGGTTGACCGATATTTAAAAGGCTTCAAAATCCGATATCAGTTTTCTGCTATCGGATTTTTTTATGCCCCTTGTCCAAGCTTTTGAAGATGTATCGTCGTTTTTAGATGACGTTAATACACTGGATAAACTCAAAGCGATACTTGACCCAAATATTCTTGAACAAGCTTTCGAGTATGCCGGAGTTGCGACAGTAAGGCGAAGAAGGCTGCCATTGGAAGCGGTTATGTGGTCAGTGATAGGAATGAGTCTATTTCGTCATGAAACGGTTTGGGATATTGCCAGTCGTCTTGATATTTCTCTCCCCGGCAAACATAAGCTAGTAGCGCCTAGTGCGCTTGTACAAGGGCGCCAACGCTTAGGTTACGAAGCGGTGCAACAAACATTTCAATTACTTGCTCATAGAGCATTTTCTACTCATGCCTTTGAGCATTGGTGTGGGTTAAATTTGCTCGCGGTAGATGGTGTAGTTTTTCGCACACAAGACAATGAAGATAACCGTGTAGCGTTTGGGAGTGACCGTAATCAGCGCGGTGAAGGCAGTTATCCTCAGATACGCATGTGTGGGCTCATGGAAGTGTCAAGCCACCTGTTATTGGATAGTGCATTTGATAGTCGCCATGTGGGCGAAATGACATTAGCAGAGCGACTTTTGCCAACAGTACCAGAAGAGTCTTTAACCCTATTCGATCGAGGTTATTATTCACTGGGGCTTTTGCATAACTGGCAACATCAAGGGCAAAATACTCATTGGATGATCCCCGCGAGAAAAGACCTACAGTATCAAGTTGAACGCAGCTTGGGTGAATACGATAAGATAGTCACATTATCGACCAGCCCACAAGCAAGAAAGAAATTTAGGGGGCTGCCTGCACACCTCACTGCGAGGCTCACGTCATACCAAGTGAATGGAAAGTCTTATCGTGTACTAAGCTCATTAACCGACCCGCTACGATTTCCATACGATGAACTCACCGAAGTCTATACGCAGCGCTGGGAAATCGAACTAGGATTTAGGGAGATGAAGCAGGGATTACATCAAGCCAAACATGTCCTACGTAGTAAAAAGCCTGACATGGTGCGTCAGGAGTTATGGGGACTTTTACTGGCTTATAACCTGATACGTATTGCGATGCTTGATGCCGCCAACGCAGATGAAATGATATCACCAACG
The nucleotide sequence above comes from Thalassotalea euphylliae. Encoded proteins:
- a CDS encoding ElyC/SanA/YdcF family protein, coding for MPLNISLLLLIIAAMFFKLKPKLSRTSLILGTLILGISSITPVADKTIAPFEQTYESFSRSIKPISYIVVLGCGHATNHALPATSQLKACSLRRLIEGMRVLKLHPEAKLIVSGYGLYDEQTNAETVQKAAIALGVPNAKIIVEPYPKDTREEAQLIAPRVKGKTTVLVTDAYHLPRAMKYFELEGVKPIPAPAGYYAINPDQDFVWPHLVPSAKNLQTSSIVWYETMGRIWQWLAY
- a CDS encoding insulinase family protein: MCRFDFRKKLVNACVLVFISVFATFFSTAIFANHVLPSPEAFDKNLSNYVELDNGLRVLLLSDPNAKSSAASITINVGGRHSPKSFQGLAHLLEHTVFLGSKSYAGTKDFDGFVKKHNGWSNGTTRPLTTRYHFQLNNSPSADALIEGLARLHDMLINPLMREGDIKLAIEEVDEEFQSRKSNDFAGIVSVFKANMSPNNSARYMDVGNKISLQGTTTDIKHVSSALKAFHQNYYKLENMTLAVYSKQDLNTLKNIIKQVFKSPKNLDQTINQNLNIQLNNRLFSTHRMPYSRLYEKDDLGKRIDVLSSTDHPALDLRFEVPANEKKAIAYIRYLLDYDNSGSLAHYLNQKGLAHQAFAALHGDSLNTVINIYVDLTNEGYDQVNTVIEATFAYFNHLKTHPHPDYLQQELAAVQARDYKRPIEMEPGDWLSELSDQMHVANSSDIFTSMYNARPMTQSTIDKLLSHFSVNNFQAYVSSNQPLAGKIQQTPHYLKPYTEQRVSPTLLTQWQLAKNDSFSFPKQNPYLKPRKTQTAEVNSSITTQDKLAAQIVTNPAFAIEDTLLIRLSNLTLNSEFDNDTNNESKAYPNSYVLFLLMAEQLSRNLGENHIYAELAGYHFDEKVTNQSLGLVLSGKQSHIVDYAFDLISPFHWQKLSAAEFDVLKKSAYRNYENVLHENEFRQVIKAASNLGNSLPSIKATLEQINAVTLADYQTFVAQMIPSLTIYTDSMANSHKLSTRFITHVNSEPVEANTLHNNSSVNANTSNVNVINTNASEVVSLAKQFKIVNVTSEKQAALAFTIVFNPDLPFMQIQDSVKANALLHMFKQMTTREYRDEIRVKQQLAYHAGSLLFNTQKPALSFVAESSKVNATELAKRTKVFFIDTASKLTNEDNLTTNQQKFLQAKPIVIEQLNTFYRREQQLHQLNWQLDNGFRNLDYNALIADEINRMTYQEFTEWLIILVDGTS
- a CDS encoding Nif3-like dinuclear metal center hexameric protein — protein: MLRTEFVQYLQALLKPEQIKDFCPNGLQVQGAEEVTNIVTGVTATEALIDEAIALKADTILVHHGYFWKGENQTITGMKYQRIKKLLDHNINLFAYHLPLDIHPELGNNAQLAKLLGIKVTGPLELGNPVSVPIQGELPFGIDGVSFNEMISKKLNRQCLHIAPPSNKPIKTVAWCTGGGQGYIELAAEQGIDAFISGEASEQTTHIAREMDIHFFAAGHHATERYGAKALGEFVARDLGLNVDFIDIDNPV
- a CDS encoding TonB-dependent receptor plug domain-containing protein, with the protein product MTKFFSKKTSLALSISAALLASQSFNAVAEEANEEIERIQITGSHIKRTSMEGPSPITSLSSDDIQKTGVTDLISLFTKLPISGQGTFSTQANSSDDTANGGSSVSLRGLGADSTLILVNGRRVSVSPFAKGIDTAFVDINNIPLSAIKRVDILKDGASATYGSDAVAGVINVVLRDDVDGVELSGKVGTTADGGGDEQSFSLVFGNQTEKSSHTFILEYFDREEVLYADRDYSRSANQAALTGDPLATDFRSSSGIPGTIALASDPSNRLIDLFGNDICPVEDQDPENNLCRYDYAPHMTMIPDAERFSWNYMGKYEINDTVRAFAELNGQNSKSIVRGAGSPSFNELFMSGDNPNHPFADMPDHPFYQQDLTMRRRTVDIGNREKRVDSDYYRAILGLQGEVNDWSWELAYSYIKSESTERGVDGFPNSRRIQEAIDGVQLDDGTTLYWNPFEPSANSQESLDYIETTTVRVGKSTNRSIDFKISGPVLEMEHGDLLLALGAEYREESIADNPDDQFLRGDIFGTEATQANGSRDNTAIFGELAIPVLDTLEVQLAVRYEDYSDFGTTTDPKVSFLWAPSDDLSVRGSYGTAFRAPSLHQLGLGRTDESPNLVDTQRCALIGDQDRACDPQEYTAVFEGNPDLGPEESESYNFGVIYNVTDDLSFSIDYYNYDIEDIIDSDTQFVMDNFGLDPNIVERRPTSIPGDPGEVIQVNDSFQNIGDLETSGLDIDIRYNLETEYGQFRFGYIMNYVTKFEDFRGTEEGGFEQPEVRWTTSVDWLKDDFSATVAVNYIGEFDQEASLNIDKKVDSMTTVDATINYYGIEDTVLTLGATNLFNEEPPFAYHDFMGFVVNVHNGQGRFAYAQATYKF
- a CDS encoding IS4 family transposase; the protein is MPLVQAFEDVSSFLDDVNTLDKLKAILDPNILEQAFEYAGVATVRRRRLPLEAVMWSVIGMSLFRHETVWDIASRLDISLPGKHKLVAPSALVQGRQRLGYEAVQQTFQLLAHRAFSTHAFEHWCGLNLLAVDGVVFRTQDNEDNRVAFGSDRNQRGEGSYPQIRMCGLMEVSSHLLLDSAFDSRHVGEMTLAERLLPTVPEESLTLFDRGYYSLGLLHNWQHQGQNTHWMIPARKDLQYQVERSLGEYDKIVTLSTSPQARKKFRGLPAHLTARLTSYQVNGKSYRVLSSLTDPLRFPYDELTEVYTQRWEIELGFREMKQGLHQAKHVLRSKKPDMVRQELWGLLLAYNLIRIAMLDAANADEMISPTRLSFSLCMRHVIAFLMLTPIRSASKLPIHYEELLTTLRMFTLPDKLPDRHYPRVVRKKPTKYPYKRKMPVSS